The genomic DNA ACAAtactagaaatacattaaaataaattaaaaaaaatcaaatccttttttaaaaaaaacttttattgcctaaaatgcaatagcaTAGCATTGCTTCCATGTATGCAAAACAGGTGAAGCGaaaactgccacttgaggagttctgagTAAACCATATTCATAGACAAAgccgtttttttgttttgttttcatttttaatgccCAACATGAAACTTCCTTGCATCATTTAGGCTTAATTTCTGCTCCGAGAGTATTGTTCTTGCAGCtaatggtctttttttttttttattcaagtctgtatgctccagttagcaataaatcaattactaAACTAGTTGACGACTAACTGTTTCAGCCCTAATGATTGGTCAGTTGTGTGACAGATCTAATATTCATGTCCCCCACAGGTATGATGACTACTACTACTACCCACCTCCTCGCATGCCACCACCCGCCCGAGGAAGGGGCCGTGGTGGCCGAGGGGGCTATGCTTATCCCCCTGATTACTATGGCTATGAGGACTACTATGATGATTACTATGGCTATGACTATCATGACTACCGTGGTGGCTATGAAGACCCTTACTACGGCTACGAAGACATGTACAGCATGAGGAGCCGTGGTACCCGCCCCACCAGGGGTGGGCCTCCGCCTCCAAGAGCCCGTGGCGCTCCTCCAACACGAGGCCGGGGCGGCTTTGCCCAGAGAGGGCCACCCCTCGGTGGCCCGCGCGGCGCTCGAGGAGGACGGGGAGTGCCCTTCCAGCCTCAGAGGGGCCGTGGTCCTCGCGGTGCCAGAGGCAATCGCGGGGGCAACGTCGGCGGAAAGAGGAAGGCCGACGTATTTAACCAACCTGACTCCAAGCGCCGTCAGACCAACAACCAACAGAACTGGGGGTCCCAGCCCATCGCCCAGCAGCCCCTGCAGCAAGGGGCCGACTATTCCGGTAACTATGGTTACAGTAATGACACCATGGAGTTTTCACAGGATTCTTATGGGCAACAGTGGAAGTAGATGCACCTAAAGGTAtttggcaacaacaaaaaaaagaggaaaactacaaaagaaaaaaaaaaggagattgGCCACAATTTTTTGATtgactttttattcttcttattctTCATCCCTCACgaaaaaaatctgtatatacatatatctcAGAAAAATGGACAGACTGCAGAATTGGCTCAAGACGATTGGCTGGAAATCCTTTTGGCTGAAGAAATAAACGTAACCGTTGTGGTCATTTCTTACTCCTGCGGTTACATTGGGacacatctttaaaaataagtacaattttattggaaatttttGTGCCTGGTCCTTTTAAAGCCAACAAAGAACACTGACAAAAAAGCGGACGTTCATTCTCAAAAATTTGGTTGGACATTAAATACAACACATGGCCTTGCAGGAAGTTTCTTGTCCATGCTCCCATTTTTCTTCCCCTTCTTGTACTCCTTTTAATTTGTGGTTTATTATAGTAGTTTAGGATCATGCttgtaaataaatgcatatgGTTAGAGCTTCGTATTCATTTCTTTTGCAGTGGTGGAGAAAAGAATCcaccaaaggaaaaaaagaataaaagttttgtaATGTCCAAAGTGTACGCCTAGCATTTCTAGAGATagataaattgtgttttctttctttttttaaactgataacataacctccatgttttatttcaacttgCCCCGTAGGAATTGGTTTGGCTTACCTTAAGAGCCATAGCAGTTTGTTCTCTGatgttatttgtatttataacTTTTACGTTTGTTCCGTTTCAATAAAACTCAGATGAGCATCAGTCCATTGTCAGAACCTCAAACTCAGTGTTGTGATTTGATCTATAACTTCAATTCTTTGATTCAAAagaagaattttctttttcccaagtcaaattttttttcccctctaggGAGATCcgcaaataaacttgaattgcAAGAGTCCAACAGAACAGGAGACCTTGTGTGGATTAAACAAGGTTTTAACTTCTATCCTTCAAATGTTTGTTCAGTAACACTGCTGCATTTCCTGCACACACCGTTGTTGATGGTGAAATTAACAATTCACACAAACATTCCCCAAAATTGTTCCCATTTCTCAAACTGTTCTCTTGAACCTATTGTCATCTAccttcttcaaatgttttcttctgcgATTCGAGACACAGGAAGAAGCAGTATTTATCCCTCTGAAGAATATGTGCTGCTTATCAGGTGTTTACATGACCTAATCACacttgatggaaaaaaaaaaaagacttttccaacaggtttgtattttctttaaactccctagttttacacatttgtttcaaatatgAAGTTGGTTGCAGATGAACTCATTTTATGTGCACCGtaatataaattaaaagctGAGAACAAGTTTGAGTAATGGTGAGCATTTAAAACTCTTCAATTCAAAGTGTGTGACACACACTGACTTGGAATAGATCTTATACATTGATTTGACTTGATCTTGTTGTTTTCTGAGAATCTATTCTCTCTTGTTTAAAGATGCCAAGGATCTGGCCATCTTGAGGTTTATCATTGTTTAAGCATAATCTCACTCAGAACGCTCTACCTGAGAGAATGTGTTTACCTCGACGAATAACATTTCTCTAGCCTTTACCTGTTGGTgtcattgttttgtattttgtttcatgtgTCTGTCCTCTTATTCCAACCTGCCTAGGTGGAGAAGCAAAGTGAGCGGCACCACTAGAGTGAGGAACTCACCTGAACGGTACTTGAGGGTGAGCCAGCCTTGCACAGAGTACTGCCTCCTCTCCTGTAGTTGACTATAATCACTTCAGAAGCTTGAGCATAAATttagttctttgtttttcttttttttttttttgtttgtttgtttatataatCTGTAGTTAAAGAAGACGTTTTCTGTTATAGATATTACTAtgcaaaaaaattgaaaacactGATTCATAATTTGTTCCAATACAGCTCAGACTTTCTTGCcatcttttaaaagttgttttgatcAACAGTTCTCCTGTTCCTACCGAAGGATGCCTTGGAGTTGAGAatatgctgctgtttttgtgttttttgattcATCAATCATTTGGTCATTAATCAAAAATCAGCCAATTTTCTTTTGATCATATCTGATatccaaaaccaaaaatgaattatcagaacatgaagaaaacaagacattgGTGCTTTGATAGATGTCTATTTTTGTCTGAATGATTGGTAGAATCATggacaaacaaagcaacaaaagctACAAGGAAAGCTTTAAAAGACCACCAGAAAGCCTACAAGAAAGTCTGGcttctttgaaacatttttgtttttaaaggttatGTACTAAAATCTTTTGCACAGTAGAGTACCTTTTTGTCAGGGTTCAAAGAGGATGAATCCAAGTTTTCTATGTTTAGGCTATTTATAGAACATATCACCAGTAGGTATTTCTTTGAATCTACTAATGtgttcacattaaaacaaaaacaagtttgagAACAATTTTAGGAATTAAATTGCCCTTGGTTCAGACTCTAATAAAAACCAGCGTCGCATAATGTCTTGGGTTTGGTAAACAGAATGCCACTGAAATCATGCATACATGTGTTGCATATCTTGGCTCACTGCACCAAAATCACTGCAGCTGTCTGCAAAGGCATTCTGCAAGTAGGAGGAGCTGGACATTTACCCTTCGTGGCCACAAGGGGTCGCAGCTTGAATGCAACGTGACTAGTGATCCCTTTCTTTGTCCGAGGCAGCTTTTAAGATATTGAGTTAATTATCAGGTCTGTTCGAAGCAGAGAGCCTTATcagtttttcattattatttttagcatcATTTGAGAAAAGgacttaaatatttcaaagcttGACTGATTGCAGAACAACGGCTGCACATAAAAATAGGTGTAATTAGCTTTCACCACCACCAGATGGCAGTATGTGGGCTACATTAATTCACTGGTAAAAGTGGGGTGCGGGATGTGTGGAGAGATGCGACAAAAGAAGGCTAGTTGTAAATGCTGCGGTGTccttaaagcacattttcatatcagaactgtgtgtttatgttgccTCTTGTCACCAGGCAGTAAAGGAGCTGCCCACATCCATGTGAATGAGTTCACAGAATTGGAAAGAAGTGATTGGTAAGGCTTCATTAATTctcagaaaaattaaacatgtgccatttaaagtgattttagatgttttttttataaagggTTTGCCTTAGAGAAATAGAATCCAAAAGGGACAACTCCTCTTTCTGCACATGATCTGGTATTGATGCTCATGCTGATTCATCAGcgtctttctgtttgtgtggcCATGCTTTAGTTCCAGGTTCTGAGAAGCGATTTCCAACTGGTGCAAGCCAGATCCATTGCAGGTTTTCATCCACCTCAAGATGCATCTTGCAGAGCTCCAGAGTATTGGGTAACCAGATTTCCTGAAggtaagggacaagggtgaacaacCTGAAAGCACTTATTCAGAACAAGATTTACCTTTTTAGCCATGTGTGTAtatagaatgaaaataaaatgtaagatttaATTTTAGAGAAAGAGTCATAATAATAACTTGAGTTTTCATCTCTATATTTAAGGGAGAAAGGAGGACAAGCAGATCCATCAACATGAAGAAATCTATGGTCCTTATCCAGCTTCAAAAATTACTCTATTCTTCTTACTGtattgtatttatataaattatgtaatttttttacctttttaatttagattatttttgtaacattcttttattattattttagaacaaAAGGGGAAATAACTCCCTTCACAATAACTATTCCCAATTTCAACctaaattttaatacatgaagGCATAAAATGCTCTTAAGTAATCAGttgcaccattttttttttgcatataaaaaaaGCTTAACATGGGTTGTCTGTGGGATAAATATTGCCTTgtagaaagtgaaataaaaatgaatagtGCATCAAGTTGTAAATACATGTTGCCTTCTATATTACcgtattttcatattttatgtttataaattaaaaacttttttaagacATGACTGTGATCTGATACTGgactttagatttcttttttctttttttttttgacctgtTAGCAATAATATTTGTCTTCTTTGATTAGTGTAATTTGATGTGAATATAAGTAGGTATTTGGGTTGTATTGGAAAGATCAAGTGTGGATGTTTTGGCTTGTATAAAGCCATATATTAACTGGGCCTttgaaaaagttgtgaaatTCACCTTTTGTCGTGAAAGCATTACAACTCTGAGCATCCTCGTAAGTCAGAAGCTACTTcctgcaagactgactgctacaggagagcCTTCCTTCCCAAATCTCTGAGCAAACCTTGATAGCTTAATGACATTTAATGCCCTTTTGGGTTTCatagtattttgttgtttgagtTGGCACTATGTAAAAATGATAAGCATTATAATAAGCGTTCGATttgtaaatgttgcaggacGTTTCAGTAAATTaggaaaaatgctaaataaactGGTCAGTATACACGGGGAAGTGTTATGGCAACTAAAATGTCTTATGAAGCCAACTGCGACTTTTGAATTTTACCATTTTCAGGCGttaaacctaaatattttttacaccaATGTGCAACTTTGTTTTGGAGAGGGATATATTCAACAGAATAGTTTTGCCAGAGGTTCAGAAAGGACCCGTATTTCATCGTAAATCACAAGAAAAGCCTGAACTACGAACTGCGCTGTCCCGTATCAACTGACGTCTTCGGACATTGGACGCCTAGCCCCTGGAAGGTTTTGCGAGTCACGTGACCCAGTACGTCACATGTAAACCTGAGTGAAAATGGCGGCCGCTGGAGGAGAGTCTTCCTCTCAGAGTGTGTCGGAGGAattgtttcaaaacttttatacCGAGgtatgaaatattaaaacattttcgaGAAGCTTGCTGCTTTATTTGAATACTACAAAAGTCTGTGTCAATAACTCTATTGTTCAGGTCATATGAGGCCTAGTAGGTGTGAGCATCAGCTAACGACTAAAGCTAACATTTACTGATGGATTGTTTTATCTGCAAACTACTACTACACGTTTGTATTATTTCGTACTTGTTTAAAATAGAGCCATCATTTAAGAGGAGCATTAAGTGTTTCACTTTAGTTCTGTGTTACAAAACTTTTCTCCATagcaaacataaacatgaacatggtgatttttttaaaaataaatcatgatgGTTTGTGTTGTGCATGTTTTTCGATAGGTGAAGCAGATTGAGAAGAGGGACTCTGTATTAACGTCTAAGCAGCAGATTGACAGATTGCTAAGACCTGGATCATCGTACTTCAACCTCAACCCTTTTGAGGTAACAGATATTTTCTTGTGtgatatttcatgtttttaccaatttttttaatcatgtgaTTTGTAATGTTTGATTCATGTCAAATATTACTTTTGAGTCTAAAGAGTTTTGATTTGTTGGAAACAATATGACTGTGTTGTCTCACTTTTTGAATGTGTGAGAGGTTAAACAGTTTCTTGAAAGGTTCAGTAAACGTGTTTCCTTTCTTGGAGTCTAAAAATGATCTTAAATTACGTTTTGTACATTTAGTTTGTAGAGCTGATTTTGAATTAATAATTTTCTTGGGTCTTATTCTGCCTTAAATCCAACCTCaactttattagtttttttgtcttttttttttgttattttaccaAAAGCACAGTAAGTGTGATTAGctattggttttatttcaggtaTTGCAGATTGATCCAGAAGCAACAGATGAAGAGCTGAAGAAAAGATTTAGGGCGGTAAGAaaagattagtttttttatttgtaaattttgaATGGAGTGAACTTGTACAGCACTTTTCCTGCCATACTGACCACTCAAAGTACTTGACACCAGATGGAAAATCGAGTATAGACTGTGGATGGATGTTTTAACCTCTATCtccctttttttattgcatagTTATCCATTTTGGTCCATCCAGACAAAAATCAGGATGACCCAGAGAGAGCACAGAAAGCTTTTGAAGGTACAAATACTCCTGTCCAGATATTGCTTGTTAAAGATTGTAGCATTATTCAGCTTTATCCTTTTAAACAAGTTAAAGCAAACTCAGCTGTCTCCTTAGCATGtgtctgtaaaaacaacaattttggTCAGTGAAGCAGCTGACCCACACAACTATATCTTATTGTTTCCCAGTTGTGGACAAATCATACAAACTCTTACTGGATCCTGAGCAGAAGAAGCGAGCAGTTGATGTGATCCAAGCAGGAAAAGAATATGTGGAGCATATGGTGAGTGGCATCTGTCAGCTTACCTGCAGACACACTCCCATCAGTTCCCTTTTTGCATCTGTCCCATAACCTTCTATCATTAACAggtaaagcagaaaaagaagcaaCTAAAGAAAGATGGGAAACCACAGGATGTGGAGGAGGACGACCCTGACATGGTAAGTCAGTCAACCTCTAACCTTGACCAATTAGGaatgttcatccatccatccattttctgttcacccttgtcccttagtggggtcgggagggttgctggtgccgatctccagctacgttccaggcgagaggcgggttcaccctggacaggtcgccagtctgtcgcagggcaacacagagacagacaggacaaacaaccattcacagtcacacacacctagggagaatttagagaccaattaacctgacagtcatgtttttggactgtgggaggaagctggagtacccggagagaacccaccatgcacagggagaacatgcaaactccatgcagaaagaccccggccgggaa from Gambusia affinis linkage group LG14, SWU_Gaff_1.0, whole genome shotgun sequence includes the following:
- the dnajc8 gene encoding dnaJ homolog subfamily C member 8 codes for the protein MAAAGGESSSQSVSEELFQNFYTEVKQIEKRDSVLTSKQQIDRLLRPGSSYFNLNPFEVLQIDPEATDEELKKRFRALSILVHPDKNQDDPERAQKAFEVVDKSYKLLLDPEQKKRAVDVIQAGKEYVEHMVKQKKKQLKKDGKPQDVEEDDPDMFRQAVYKQTMKLFAELEIKRKEREAKDMHERKRAREEEIEAAEKAKREREWQKNFEESRDGRVDSWRTFQTKGKRKEKKNRSFLKPPKVKMEQRE